The following proteins come from a genomic window of Neofelis nebulosa isolate mNeoNeb1 chromosome 5, mNeoNeb1.pri, whole genome shotgun sequence:
- the LOC131511476 gene encoding keratin-associated protein 15-1 encodes MHYNRSSGSFSSSSLGGYLGHPVSTYDSFYPSNAVYSPSTCQLGSSLFGGCQETYCEPTSCWTSCTGARSYQTSCFRPKNSIFFGPCQTNYTGSLGCGNIGLGSFGYGSTGFQSLGCGFSFCCPTYFSSRSCQSTCNQPAFSSRFFRSAY; translated from the coding sequence ATGCACTACAACCGCAGTTCTGGAAGCTTCTCCTCCAGCTCTCTTGGAGGTTACCTGGGGCACCCCGTTTCCACCTATGACTCTTTCTACCCCAGCAATGCAGTCTACTCTCCCAGCACCTGCCAGCTGGGCTCCTCTCTCTTTGGTGGCTGCCAGGAGACCTACTGTGAGCCCACCAGCTGCTGGACATCCTGTACTGGGGCCAGATCCTACCAGACATCTTGCTTCCGTCCAAAGAATTCCATCTTCTTTGGACCCTGCCAAACAAATTACACTGGATCTCTGGGATGTGGAAACATTGGCCTTGGGTCTTTTGGTTATGGGAGCACTGGTTTCCAATCTCTGGGCTGTGGGTTCAGCTTCTGTTGTCcaacttatttttcttccaggagttgCCAGTCAACTTGTAACCAACCAGCTTTTAGCTCTCGCTTTTTTAGGTCAGCTTACTGA